Proteins encoded in a region of the bacterium genome:
- the rpmD gene encoding 50S ribosomal protein L30 yields MEKTINIKITQVKSVIGSTKRKKGTVKALGLRRIRHSVIHKLTPEIEGMVNHVKELVNVELVK; encoded by the coding sequence ATGGAAAAAACAATAAATATAAAAATTACTCAGGTAAAGAGTGTAATAGGAAGTACTAAACGGAAAAAGGGAACAGTTAAGGCCCTTGGATTAAGACGAATAAGGCATTCGGTGATTCATAAGCTTACTCCTGAAATTGAAGGTATGGTAAATCACGTGAAAGAATTAGTAAACGTGGAATTAGTCAAATGA